ACGCCGTCGTCGCACCCGAGATTGCGGCCGAGAGCCAGATCGTTGTCGAGAGCATGGCGCCGGACCAGGTCGCGCCGGAAGACGCCTCGTTCGAGCAACCCGCCGCCTTCGAGGAAGCCGCCGACACATTCGCGCTCGACGCCGCCGCGCAGGCCGAGGACGACGCCGTGCTCGAGGCCATCGCGCTCGAGATGGCCGCGCCCGATCCGGAGTTCGACGAGATCATCGCAGCCGAGGAGATGGAAGCGGCCATTGCGGAGCCGATGGTGGCAGAGGCCGCAGCGCCCGTTGCCGCGGAGCTTCCGGAGCCGATCGCGCCTCAGCCGGTGATGGCTCCCGTGGTGGAAGAGCCTGCCACCGACGCGCCGATCGCGATGGACTCGCTCGCACGTCTCACCGACGCCATCGCGGAGGCCGCCGCCGAAGTGATGGAGCAGCCGGCTCAGGCCATGGCCGCGACGGCGATTTTCGCTGCAGCGCCGGCCGCGACGCTGCCGCCGATGCCCGCGCCCCTCTCCTCATCCATGCCCGCGTCCATGTCCGAGACCTCGCTCGGCGCCACGATTCTGGCCAGCGGCATCCTGCAAAAACCCCGCGCGCCCGCCAACGATCCCCTCGCCCCGATCCGCCGCATGACCCAGGCCGAGAAGATCGCGTTCTTCTCGTAAGGGGGCGGACGCTCTTCCACATCGTCAGCGCGCCGTCACCCGCAATTCCACACCGCCCCGATCGGCGTGCGGGTCCAGCACGGACCGAAACTGCCGCCGTTGTAGCGGCCGCCGTTGAAGCCGGGGCGGCCGAAATAGTGCCACTCGCCGTCCCAGCGGTAATATTGCGGAACCGGATCGATGTACCAATGGCGGCGGTCGTTGCGCGCGAGACGCCGCATCGCGTCCTTCTGCTTGTAGAGCGGAATGCTGTTGCTCAGCGGCTGACGATAGCCCGGCAGGAAGCCGTAGCCCTTCCAGACCGGCTTGGGACGCTTGTGAGCGGGCTCAGCGGATGCGACGGCCGGCAGCAGCGACAGGATGACGGCAACGAATAGACACATGAGGCGGGACATGGATTGATCATAGTCATTCGATCGAAGGATGACCATTCAATTTCGAGTGCAGCCGCGTTGAAACGAACTCGTGCCGTAACAAAGGCCATGGGCCGTGCGAAATAGAATCGCACGTTTACAAGCGCGATCCACGACGAGGCTCAAACATGATCGGCGAAGTGATTGTCATTGGTGATCTGAAGATGCGCGACGGCGCCTCTGTCGAGGAGCACGACCGGTTGGGCGCGCGCATGTACGACCTCGTCAGCCGCATGCCGGGCTTTCTGTCGATCAAATCCTTCAAGGCCGATGACGGCGAGGAGGTCACGGTCTTCCGGTTCGCCTCGGAAGCAGCGCTGGAGGCCTGGCGCA
The sequence above is drawn from the Bradyrhizobium amphicarpaeae genome and encodes:
- a CDS encoding antibiotic biosynthesis monooxygenase family protein; the protein is MIGEVIVIGDLKMRDGASVEEHDRLGARMYDLVSRMPGFLSIKSFKADDGEEVTVFRFASEAALEAWRTHPEHVETMRRGHAEFYDSGFLQICKVIREVGPFAHD